The following coding sequences are from one Humulus lupulus chromosome X, drHumLupu1.1, whole genome shotgun sequence window:
- the LOC133805633 gene encoding ankyrin repeat-containing protein BDA1-like produces MEQNNEGFQPLDIASGLGHVEIVKELLLVWNTTTSSRSEICRLKGRDGRTSIHYAVVHDKIDVMNEVISFSAEFVKDLTDFEETTLHLAVKYYRFEVFKKLVEWLEKLGLEEIVNWVDRDGNTILHLAVSRKQHGIVEFLLNNNNIFSTLKLNERNSKGLTPMELMDLVMENPSDVQLHEILRLAGVVRGRDINTTNTISSSSPPLQHCSDWNHSQEQDQKNIAAMEDKEN; encoded by the exons ATGGAGCAAAACAACGAAGGGTTTCAACCATTGGACATAGCTTCAGGTTTAGGACATGTAGAGATAGTGAAAGAGCTATTATTGGTATGGAATACGACAACAAGTAGTAGGTCTGAGATATGTCGTTTGAAGGGAAGAGATGGAAGAACGAGTATTCACTATGCTGTTGTTCATGACAAGATTGATGTTATGAATGAAGTGATTTCTTTCTCAGCTGAATTTGTTAAGGATTTGACAGATTTTGAAGAAACGACACTCCATTTGGCTGTCAAATATTACAGAtttgaggtgtttaaaaagttGGTGGaatggcttgaaaagcttggaTTAGAGGAGATTGTGAATTGGGTTGATAGAGACGGAAACACTATTCTCCACCTTGCTGTCTCTAGAAAGCAACATGGG atTGTAGAATTCCtactcaacaacaacaacattttcagcACACTAAAATTGAATGAAAGGAACTCAAAGGGTTTAACACCAATGGAATTAATGGATTTAGTGATGGAAAATCCAAGTGATGTTCAACTCCATGAAATCTTGCGACTCGCCGGAGTTGTTAGAGGCCGAGATATCAATACCACAAACACcatatcatcatcatcaccaccaCTTCAACACTGTAGTGATTGGAATCACTCTCaagaacaagatcaaaagaaCATAGCAGCAATGGAAGACAAAGAAAATTAA
- the LOC133805634 gene encoding uncharacterized protein LOC133805634 — MAVTRSGLATDDSTEAQNFLTEATRPVMSNPSSSSYKDESRNPYHLGHGDHPSVNLVPKILTGGENYSSWRRSMMVALLARNKVQFVNGKLHQPDPSHDDYDSWCRCNNTVISWILHVVSTEIVDSIMYLDDASMIWSDLYERFHQNNGPRVFEVKRTMQALTQGSTTIQTYFTRLKILWDSVREYRPQLVCHCGAMKTILEYQEQDRVLEFLVGLNDSYSVAQSQILMQDPLPTINKVYSTLIQEERQRGLHYAPPEPHAPVSITPHHFASNAQFNWSKVTCTHCGLSGHTIAKCYKLHGYPLVTNSMEKGVLRAHPNQLLI; from the coding sequence ATGGCTGTCACCCGAAGTGGTCTTGCTACTGATGATTCGACTGAAGCTCAAAATTTTTTGACCGAAGCCACTCGTCCTGTGATGTCTAACCCAAGTTCTTCCTCGTACAAAGATGAAAGCCGTAATCCTTATCATCTCGGTCATGGTGATCATCCGAGTGTCAACTTAGTTCCAAAGATCCTCACTGGGGGTGAAAACTATAGTTCTTGGAGGAGATCGATGATGGTGGCTCTTCTTGCTCGAAACAAGGTTCAGTTTGTGAATGGCAAGCTTCATCAACCCGATCCATCTCATGATGATTATGATTCTTGGTGTAGATGCAACAACACTGTCATTTCTTGGATCTTACATGTTGTATCTACTGAGATAGTTGATAGTATAATGTACCTTGATGATGCCTCCATGATTTGGAGTGACCTCTATGAGCGATTCCATCAAAATAATGGTCCTAGGGTGTTTGAAGTTAAACGGACCATGCAGGCTCTTACTCAGGGCAGTACTACCATACAGACCTACTTCACACGACTCAAAATTCTTTGGGATTCGGTTCGTGAATATCGCCCTCAACTTGTTTGTCATTGTGGCGCAATGAAAACCATCCTTGAATATCAAGAACAAGATAGGGTACTTGAATTTCTAGTGGGTCTCAATGATTCATACTCTGTTGCACAGTCCCAAATTCTTATGCAAGATCCCCTCCCAACCATCAATAAAGTTTACTCTACCCTCATTCAAGAAGAGAGACAGAGAGGCCTTCATTATGCTCCTCCTGAACCCCATGCACCAGTCTCCATAACTCCTCATCATTTTGCTTCCAATGCCCAATTCAATTGGTCCAAAGTGACATGTACTCACTGTGGTCTCTCTGGTCATACTATAGCTAAATGCTATAAACTTCATGGTTACCCCCTGGTCACAAATTCCATGGAAAAGGGCGTTTTACGGGCTCATCCAAACCAACTGCTCATATGA